A genomic region of Xyrauchen texanus isolate HMW12.3.18 chromosome 29, RBS_HiC_50CHRs, whole genome shotgun sequence contains the following coding sequences:
- the LOC127622833 gene encoding extracellular calcium-sensing receptor-like, producing the protein MFFILYTLLLFYHLQVKAEKTICQMMGDPKYPLLSKNGDITIGGIFAIHSKETLPSFQFTHKPQLLSCSSVTLRDFRLAQIMIFAIEEINRSQSFLPNVSIGYKIYDTCGSRLSSMSATMSLMNDQDFAAGDRCNGQSPIHAIIGETESSATVILSRTTGPFKIPVISHSASCECLSNRKDYPSFFRTIASDYYQGRALAHIVKHLGWYWVGTVNSDNDYGNNGMAIFLNATKKEGICVEYSEKFYRTEPEKLLKVVDIMKKGTAKVIVAFVSFLEMGLLIEQLSIQNITGLQVIGVEGWVASNNYITPKSFRVLGGALGVALRKINIEGFSNYVINTFWDTAFPCTERAENSSQYALSCNRYQDLLMLKNYNEDVPEHRYSSNVYKAVYAVAYALHSLLKCKEHEGCEKDLTIQPQQVVEALKKVNFTVKFGDHVWFDSTGAAVAQYEIVNWQQDSDGSFQFKPVGYYDASLPPHQCFHLNTENIIWAGGQLEKPRSVCSESCPPGTRKAAQKGRPVCCYDCIPCAEGEISNETDSSNCKQCPGEYWSNAEKNECVLKAVEFLSFTEVMGIVLVFFSLFGVGLTLLVAILFYSKKDTPIVKANNSELSFLLLFSLTLCFLCSLTFIGRPTEWSCMFRHTVFGITFVLCLSCVLGKTIVVLMAFRATLPGINIMKWFGPAQQRLSVLAFTIIQVLICVLWLTISPPFPYKNMKYYKEKIILECSLGSTIGFSSVLGYIGILALLCFILAFLARTLPDIFNEAKFITFSMLIFCAVWITFIPAYVSSPGKFTVAVEIFAILASGFGLLFCIFIPKCYIILFKPELNTKQHMMGKNPSKSY; encoded by the exons ATGTTTTTCATTCTCTACACACTCCTCCTTTTCTATCATCTTCAGGTAAAGGCAGAAAAGACCATTTGCCAAATGATGGGAGACCCTAAATACCCACTGCTGTCCAAGAATGGAGACATAACAATTGGAGGAATTTTTGCAATCCACAGCAAAGAAACATTACCTTCATTTCAGTTTACACACAAACCTCAGCTTCTATCATGCTCCAG TGTCACTCTGAGAGATTTTCGGCTGGCACAGATCATGATCTTTGCCATTGAGGAGATTAACAGAAGTCAAAGTTTTCTTCCAAATGTTTCTATTGGTTACAAAATTTATGATACATGTGGTTCTAGACTGTCTTCAATGAGTGCAACTATGTCACTGATGAATGATCAGGACTTTGCAGCAGGTGACAGATGTAATGGACAATCTCCTATACATGCTATCATAGGGGAAACTGAGTCTTCTGCTACAGTAATTCTGTCCAGAACTACAGGACCTTTTAAAATTCCAGTG ataagcCACTCAGCCTCATGTGAATGTCTTAGTAATCGGAAAGATTATCCCTCTTTCTTCAGAACTATTGCTAGTGATTACTACCAGGGCAGAGCACTTGCACACATAGTCAAGCACTTAGGTTGGTATTGGGTGGGAACAGTGAACAGTGACAATGACTATGGAAACAATGGAATGGCCATATTTCTGAATGCTACCAAGAAGGAGGGCATTTGTGTAGAGTACTCTGAGAAATTCTACCGGACAGAGCCTGAAAAACTCCTAAAAGTGGTGGACATAATGAAAAAAGGCACAGCAAAAGTGATTGTTGCATTTGTTTCATTTCTTGAGATGGGCTTATTAATTGAGCAGCTCAGTATTCAGAACATTACAGGCCTCCAAGTGATTGGCGTTGAGGGATGGGTCGCTTCAAATAACtatatcactccaaaaagctttcgTGTGCTTGGGGGGGCACTGGGGGTTGCACTGAGAAAAATCAACATTGAAGGGTTTTCAAATTATGTTATAAACACATTTTGGGACACAGCTTTTCCATGCACAGAGAGAGCTGAGAATTCTTCACAATATGCATTAAGTTGCAACAGATATCAGGATTTACTCATGCTGAAAAATTACAATGAAGATGTACCTGAACACAGATATTCAAGCAACGTCTACAAAGCAGTGTATGCTGTGGCTTATGCACTACACAGTCTACTCAAGTGCAAAGAACATGAAGGTTGTGAGAAAGACCTTACAATACAACCACAGCAG GTCGTTGAGGCtctgaaaaaagttaatttcacagTAAAGTTTGGAGATCATGTGTGGTTTGACAGCACTGGTGCAGCAGTAGCTCAATATGAAATTGTGAACTGGCAGCAGGACTCGGATGGATCATTTCAGTTTAAACCAGTGGGCTACTATGATGCCTCACTGCCCCCTCACCAGTGCTTTCATCTTAACACTGAAAACATAATTTGGGCTGGAGGACAGCTGGAG AAACCAAGGTCTGTGTGCAGTGAGAGCTGTCCACCAGGCACAAGAAAAGCTGCCCAGAAAGGAAGACCTGTTTGCTGCTATGACTGTATTCCATGTGCAGAAGGAGAGATCAGTAATGAGACAG ATTCAAGTAACTGCAAGCAGTGTCCAGGGGAATACTGGTCTAATGCTGaaaaaaatgaatgtgttttaaaagCTGTAGAGTTTCTTTCATTCACAGAAGTTATGGGTATAGTGCTAGTATTTTTCTCACTGTTTGGAGTAGGATTAACTTTGCTAGTGGCTATCCTGTTTTACAGCAAGAAGGACACCCCCATAGTAAAAGCAAATAACTCAGAGCTGAGCTTCCTGCTGCTCTTCTCACTGACTTTGTGTTTTCTCTGTTCACTTACTTTCATTGGTCGGCCCACTGAGTGGTCATGTATGTTTCGTCACACAGTGTTTGGAATCACTTTTGTCCTCTGTCTCTCCTGTGTTCTAGGGAAAACAATAGTGGTGTTAATGGCCTTCAGGGCTACACTTCCAGGAATTAATATCATGAAATGGTTTGGGCCTGCACAACAACGACTCAGTGTTCTTGCATTTACAATCATACAGGTTCTTATTTGTGTGCTTTGGCTAACAATATCTCCTCCTTTTCcctataaaaatatgaaatactaTAAGGAAAAGATCATACTTGAGTGCAGCCTGGGTTCAACTATAGGTTTCTCTTCTGTGCTGGGTTATATTGGCATACTGGCTTTGTTGTGCTTCATTTTGGCTTTTCTGGCACGCACGCTGCCTGATATCTTCAATGAAGCCAAATTCATCACATTCAGTATGCTCATATTCTGTGCTGTATGGATCACATTTATCCCAGCTTATGTCAGTTCTCCTGGAAAATTTACTGTAGCTGTGGAGATATTTGCCATTTTAGCCTCAGGCTTTGGCTTACTTTTTTGCATATTCATACCAAAATGTTATATTATCCTCTTTAAGCCTGAACTAAATACAAAGCAACATATGATGGGAAAGAATCCATCAAAGTCCTATTAA